A single genomic interval of Oncorhynchus gorbuscha isolate QuinsamMale2020 ecotype Even-year linkage group LG25, OgorEven_v1.0, whole genome shotgun sequence harbors:
- the LOC124013953 gene encoding L-lactate dehydrogenase B chain-like: protein MSSVMQKLITPMASGPAEPPRNKVTVVGVGMVGMACAVSILLRDLADELALVDVMEDKLKGEMMDLQHGSLFLKTSKIVADKDYAVTANSRIVVVTAGVRQQEGESRLNLVQRNVNIFKHIIPQIVKHSPNCTLIVVSNPVDVLTYVTWKLSGLPKHRVIGSGTNLDSARFRFLMAERLGIHATSFNGWVLGEHGDTSVPVWSGVSVAGVNLQKLNPEFGLDGDKEDWKATHKEVVDSAYEVIKLKGYTNWAIGLSVADLTESIIKNMSRIHPVSTMVKDMYGIGEEVFLSLPCVLNSNGVGSVINMTLTDAEVGQLKKSADTLWGIQKDLKDV from the exons ATGTCGTCTGTGATGCAGAAGTTGATCACCCCCATGGCCAGCGGCCCTGCTGAGCCCCCCAGGAACAAGGTGACCGTGGTGGGGGTGGGCATGGTGGGCATGGCCTGTGCCGTCAGCATCCTCCTCAGG gacTTGGCTGATGAGCTGGCTCTGGTTGACGTGATGGAGGATAAGCTGAAGGGAGAGATGATGGACCTGCAGCACGGCAGCCTCTTCCTAAAGACATCTAAGATAGTCGCCGACAAAG ACTATGCCGTGACTGCAAACTCCCGCATCGTGGTTGTGACCGCTGGCGTGCGtcagcaggagggagagagcaggctcAACCTGGTCCAGAGGAATGTCAACATCTTCAAACACATCATCCCCCAGATCGTCAAACACTCCCCCAACTGCACCCTTATCGTGGTGTCCaacccag TGGATGTGCTGACCTATGTGACATGGAAGTTGAGCGGCCTGCCCAAACACCGTGTCATCGGCAGCGGCACCAACCTGGACTCCGCCCGCTTCCGTTTTCTGATGGCTGAGCGCCTGGGCATCCATGCCACCAGCTTCAACGGATGGGTGCTGGGAGAACACGGCGATACCAGCG TCCCTGTGTGGAGCGGTGTCAGCGTCGCTGGAGTCAACCTGCAGAAGCTGAACCCAGAGTTTGGCCTTGACGGAGACAAGGAGGACTGGAAGGCCACCCATAAGGAAGTGGTCGACAG TGCCTATGAGGTGATCAAGCTGAAGGGGTATACCAACTGGGCCATCGGCCTGAGTGTGGCTGATCTCACTGAGAGCATCATCAAGAACATGAGCAGGATCCACCCTGTCTCTACCATGGTCAAG GACATGTATGGTATTGGTGAGGAGGTGTTCCTGTCCCTGCCATGTGTGCTGAACAGCAATGGAGTGGGCAGCGTGATCAACATGACCCTGACCGACGCTGAGGTGGGCCAGCTGAAGAAAAGTGCAGACACACTCTGGGGCATCCAGAAGGACCTCAAGGACGTCTAG